A single window of Aspergillus flavus chromosome 4, complete sequence DNA harbors:
- a CDS encoding Nnf1-domain-containing protein, protein MSLSEQQLYAISATERVCSAISLTGTAIIVISFLGSSAFRKPINRLVFYASWGNLMTNIATVISQSGIHMGLNSPLCQFQAFLIQWFMPADALWTFAMACNVYLTFFYKYNSEQLRRLEWKYVLFCYGLPFIPSLAYFFIKTKARGKVYGYAVLWCWVSQTWDWLRIAVFYGPVWFFIALTLAIYIRTGSVIWERRRQLRQLGNLDSMRDTQRPLEPTHTRPTTEIRVTSEITRSQQGSCPTAEELCNPVSPFYNPYSVTIEGGFMSRQSSGLPLKAIKHSHSESWSRRRAMSDTSTAAWAYTKYAMLFFVALIVTWVPSTVNRAYSLAYPNSHNFALNYTMAEDNSNNLNPSRQDASPSPPPPAPVPLTPGPRATVLQKTFNQALLRTLRANSYANFSGCFPTPAKHVPASLESVWRQLNAKLEESARAEFEDIIHERDAIRQLNELDRLMGEARHRRDRGQGQGDVAPHTLTPEELYRARLAPHLQEAQTALNENIESTQNQNVALSQRVQSQRSEIEDLLSSLESVVADLEGAATAATQFSAENNLRKEALQMEEEVKARSDI, encoded by the exons ATGTCTCTGTCGGAACAACAACTATACGCCATCTCAGCAACCGAACGGGTTTGCTCGGCCATCTCTTTGACCGGCACCGCCATTATCGTCATCTCGTTCCTCGGTTCAAGTGCCTTTCGCAAGCCCATCAACCGTCTGGTGTTTTACGCCTCCTGGGGCAACTTAATGACCAACATCGCAACCGTCATCTCTCAGTCAGGCATTCACATGGGGCTCAACAGTCCCCTGTGTCAGTTCCAGGCCTTCCTGATCCAATG GTTCATGCCCGCCGATGCCCTATGGACTTTTGCCATGGCCTGTAATGTCTACTTAACATTCTTTTACAAATACAACTCCGAACAATTACGACGGCTAGAGTGGAAGTATGTCCTCTTCTGCTACGGATTACCTTTCATCCCCTCCCTCGCGTACTTTTTCATTAAGACCAAGGCCCGGGGCAAGGTCTACGGTTATGCGGTG CTCTGGTGTTGGGTTTCGCAGACCTGGGACTGGCTACGGATCGCGGTCTTCTACGGTCCAGTTTGGTTCTTTATTGCTTTGACGTTGGCCATCTATATCCGCACGGGTAGTGTCATTTGGGAAAGGCGACGCCAATTGCGGCAGCTTGGCAACCTCGACTCG ATGCGCGATACCCAACGCCCCCTCGAGCCTACCCATACTAGGCCAACAACGGAAATCCGCGTCACCAGTGAAATTACACGCTCTCAACAAGGGAGTTGCCCCACTGCCGAAGAACTGTGTAACCCCGTCTCCCCATTCTACAACCCGTACTCTGTCACCATCGAGGGCGGCTTCATGAGCAGACAGTCTAGCGGCCTCCCGTTAAAAGCAATAAAACATTCCCATTCAGAGTCGTGGTCCCGCCGCCGCGCAATGTCCGATACAAGTACGGCGGCTTGGGCTTATACCAAGTATGCGATGCTCTTCTTCGTTGCCTTGATTGTCACCTGG GTTCCTTCGACGGTCAACCGGGCATATTCACTTGCCTATCCTAATTCCCACAACTTTGCTCTGAACTAT acaatggCCGAAGATAACAGCAACAATCTCAATCCCTCCAGACAAGACGCTTCGCCCTCTCCGCCCCCACCAGCGCCAGTCCCTCTAACACCCGGCCCGCGCGCTACCGTGCTACAGAAGACATTCAACCAGGCATTGTTGCGTACACTGCGAGCAAATTCCTATGCCAACTTCTCCGGGTGCTTTCCCACCCCTGCGAAACATGTTCCGGCGAGTCTAGAGTCGGTTTGGAGACAGCTGAATGCGAAGTTGGAGGAAAGTGCAAGGGCTGAGTTCGAAGATATCATACACGAAAGAGATGCGATAAGGCAGTTGAATGAGTTGGATAGGTTGATGGGGGAGGCAAGACATAGGAGAGATCGTGGACAGGGACAGGGGGATGTTGC GCCCCATACGCTGACTCCAGAGGAACTATATCGCGCACGTCTTGCTCCGCATTTGCAGGAAGCTCAAACGGCTTTGAATGAGAACATAGAGTCTACCCAGAACCAAAACGTGGCGTTGTCTCAGCGGGTCCAGTCTCAGAGATCAGAGATTGAGGATCTGCTGTCAAGCCTTGAGTCTGTGGTTGCAGACTTGGAGGGTGCTGCGACAGCTGCTACGCAGTTTAGTGCGGAGAACAATCTTCGCAAGGAGGCTTTacagatggaagaagaagtcaaagCTAGATCGGACATATGA
- the phoA gene encoding cyclin-dependent protein kinase PhoA translates to MDNHSSLRIQRNPHPQQQQHHHPTSTYLDIVSTLVSPQSFLFNQQRSRPPPPKSPTSHPAASPTMDKAQQPSSFQQLEKLGEGTYATVFKGRNRQTGELVALKEIHLDSEEGTPSTAIREISLMKELKHESIVSLYDVIHTENKLMLVFEYMDKDLKKYMDTRGERGQLDQATIKSFMHQLLKGIAFCHENRVLHRDLKPQNLLINKKGQLKLGDFGLARAFGIPVNTFSNEVVTLWYRAPDVLLGSRTYNTSIDIWSAGCIMAELYTGRPLFPGTTNEDQLQKIFRLMGTPSERSWPGISQLPEYKPNFHVYATQDLGLILPQIDPLGLDLLNRMLQLRPEMRVSAHDALQHPWFHDLPQMQAQLLQQQQQQQQQQQMSGYGGMVTSQQAYQ, encoded by the exons caccaccaccctACATCTACTTATCTGGACATTGTATCGACGCTTGTGTCTCCgcaatcttttcttttcaaccaACAACGCTCGAGACCCCCGCCGCCGAAATCCCCAACTTCGCACCCTGCCGCGTCGCCGACGATGGACAAAGCGCAGCAGCCTAGCTCTTTTCAACAGCTGGAAAAG CTAGGAGAAGGAACGTATGCCACT GTATTCAAGGGCCGGAATCGCCAGACTGGCGAGCTAGTAGCTTTGAAGGAGATTCATCTTGATTCCGAGGAGGGGACACCATCGACGGCCATTCGAGAGATCTCATTGATGAAGGAGCTTAAGCATGAGAGTATTGTTTCGCTTTACGACGTCATCCATACCGAAAACAAGCTGATGCTCGTTTTTGAGTATATGGACAAGGATCTGAAGAAGTACATGGACACTCGAGGCGAACGGGGACAATTAGACCAGGCGACGATCAAGTCATTCATGCACCAGCTCCTCAAGGGCATCGCGTTTTGTCACGAGAACCGAGTCCTCCACCGTGACTTGAAGCCCCAGAATCTCTTGATTAACAAAAAGGGGCAACTCAAACTAGGAGACTTCGGTCTTGCCCGGGCTTTTGGCATACCCGTCAATACATTTTCGAACGAGGTAGTGACGCTATGGTACCGCGCCCCCGATGTCCTCCTCGGCAGCAGGACGTATAACACAAGTATTGATATTTGGTCTGCTGGATGTATCATGGCGGAATTGTACACTGGCCGTCCACTGTTCCCAGGCACCACCAATGAGGACCAGTTGCAGAAGATCTTCCGTCTCATGGGAACGCCGTCGGAGCGCTCGTGGCCCGGTATCTCTCAATTGCCAGAATACAAGCCCAATTTCCATGTCTATGCGACACAAGATCTAGGCCTTATCTTGCCCCAAATCGATCCTCTTGGGCTCGATTTGCTAAACAGGATGCTTCAACTTCGACCAGAGATGCGAGTTAGCGCTCACGATGCACTGCAGCACCCGTGGTTCCACGATCTGCCTCAAATGCAGGCACAGCtgctgcagcagcagcagcagcagcagcaacaacaacaaatGTCCGGGTACGGAGGGATGGTTACTTCCCAGCAGGCGTATCAATGA